In the Paramisgurnus dabryanus chromosome 5, PD_genome_1.1, whole genome shotgun sequence genome, one interval contains:
- the LOC135783064 gene encoding lymphocyte antigen 75-like translates to MKMVKILLSLLLLAALTERVSALVREHFYVEGNIEWSEAQTYCRTYYKDLSTFSSEEEYSRFLDTTGYLLFGWIGLYQERGALKYKQWSDGNPVTYTLLTNTTTSYDQCVFVDSTGAWNVGDCSSIIGPMFCYRVPDLILVKQNKSWEDALEYCRLNYIDLASLTSLTDLQTAEKLVNSTTVKVWTSLRFLAGDWFWVNNETLDSQMSLPSCPISPNHCGARNFKTDSWDFQDCDKKLYFFCYT, encoded by the coding sequence ATGAAGATGGTGAAGATTCTGCTCTCTTTGCTTTTACTGGCTGCTCTTACCGAGCGAGTCTCAGCCCTGGTTCGGGAACACTTTTATGTGGAGGGTAACATAGAGTGGAGCGAAGCCCAGACATACTGCAGGACATACTATAAAGACTTATCCACCTTTAGCAGTGAAGAGGAGTATTCGAGGTTCTTGGACACAACAGGATATCTACTCTTTGGTTGGATCGGCTTGTACCAGGAAAGAGGTgcattaaaatacaaacagtggTCTGATGGTAACCCAGTTACATACACACTGCTGACAAACACGACAACTAGTTATGACCAGTGTGTGTTTGTCGACAGCACCGGGGCCTGGAATGTTGGTGACTGCTCATCAATCATTGGGCCGATGTTTTGCTACAGAGTGCCAGATCTGATCTTAGTAAAACAGAATAAAAGCTGGGAGGATGCATTGGAGTACTGCAGGCTTAACTACATTGACCTGGCCAGCCTGACCTCACTCACTGATTTGCAGACGGctgaaaaacttgtaaattCCACTACAGTTAAAGTCTGGACAAGCTTGCGGTTCCTCGCCGGAGATTGGTTCTGGGTTAACAATGAGACTTTGGACAGCCAGATGTCGTTGCCTTCATGTCCCATCTCCCCAAACCACTGTGGAGCTCGAAACTTCAAGACTGATAGCTGGGACTTTCAAGACTGTGACAAGAAACTCTATTTCTTCTGCTATACTTAG